Within the Thermoanaerobaculia bacterium genome, the region GCCGAGTCCATCTCCTCCTGGGCGACGTCGGAGGTCGACTGGATCCCCTGGAGCTTCAGGCGGAACTCGTTGGGGTTCGTCGCGCGCCTCATCGCTTCGTCGAGGGTGATCAAACCCGACTTGTAGAGGCCGAACAGCGACTGGTCGAACGTCTGCATTCCGTACTGCGACGTGCCGGCGGTGATCGCGTCCTTGATGAGCTTCGTCTTTTCCTTGTTCTCGATGCAGTCGCGCACGAGGGCGGTCGAGATCAGGATCTCCGCCGCCGGAACGCGGCCGAGCCCGTCGGCGCGCGGCATCAGCCGGAGGGAGATGACCGCCTTCAGCACCGCCGCGAGCTGCAGCCGGATCTGCTTCTGCTGGTGCGGAGGGAAGATCGCGACGATGCGGTTGATCGTCTCTGTCGCGTCCAGCGTGTGGAGGGTCGAGAGCACGAGGTGACCGGTCTCCGCGGCGGTGAGCGCCGTTTCGACGGTCTCGTAGTCCCGCATCTCGCCCACGAGGATGACGTCGGGGTCCTGGCGCAGCGCGCTCCGGAGCGCGATCGAGAACCCTTTCGTGTCGACTTCGACCTCGCGCTGGTTGACGATCGATTTCTTGTCGCGGTGCAGGAACTCGATCGGGTCCTCGACCGTCATGATGTGCTCGTTGCGCGTCGCGTTGATGTAGTCGATCATCGCGGCGAGCGTCGTCGACTTGCCCGATCCCGTCGTTCCGGTGCAGAGGATGAGGCCGCGCTGCTCGCTGCAGATCCGCTCGATCACCGGAGGGAGCAGGAGGTCCCGGACCGCGAGGATCCGCGAGGGAATGACGCGGAGCACGAGGCCGACGGTCCCCCGCTGCTGGAAGATGTTGCAGCGGAAGCGGCCGAGAT harbors:
- a CDS encoding type IV pilus twitching motility protein PilT; amino-acid sequence: MHINDLLRIAVERKASDLHLKVGAYPVIRVDGTLTPLVELKRLMQEDTIAMAFSIMSARQKEKFKNNFEIDIAYSVPDLGRFRCNIFQQRGTVGLVLRVIPSRILAVRDLLLPPVIERICSEQRGLILCTGTTGSGKSTTLAAMIDYINATRNEHIMTVEDPIEFLHRDKKSIVNQREVEVDTKGFSIALRSALRQDPDVILVGEMRDYETVETALTAAETGHLVLSTLHTLDATETINRIVAIFPPHQQKQIRLQLAAVLKAVISLRLMPRADGLGRVPAAEILISTALVRDCIENKEKTKLIKDAITAGTSQYGMQTFDQSLFGLYKSGLITLDEAMRRATNPNEFRLKLQGIQSTSDVAQEEMDSALQAPAEADPLSEESPFDFSNQLPGTPPPPPFSGRR